The Candidatus Bathyarchaeota archaeon region CGTAGCTTTAATCAGTTTAAGCTTTATTTCACACGAGTAATCAAGTAAGTCGTTGACGATTTTGTCAGAGTAATCGATACTTTTATCGATGCTTTCAAACATTGCCAAATCCTTATCGTCCAAGTGGTCTGAATGCTTCTTCTTCAAGTAGTAGGTCGCGTTGCGTATGCCTGAGAGGGGATTTCGCAAATCATGCCCAAGGAGGCTTGCTAACTCGCCGATGGATGCAAACCGCTCTGAACGGACAAGCTTCTGCTCCATTTCCTTGCGTCTTGTGATGTCATGCAAAACAAAAGCGGCACCCACATCGCGGCCGTTGTTGTTCGTGACGATTGAGCATGAAATCATTCCTGTTTTACTTTCGCCAGTTTTTGTGGAGAAGGTAATTTCATGGTTTTTTAGTTCTCTGTTTTTTTGCAGTAGCTGCATTATCTGAGCTGTTGTGCTTCCCTTGTTTGCGGTGCCTGTTTTTTGAATCATATCCGTTATTGTTTTCCCAAGCCACTCTTTCTCCGAGTAACCAGTAAGCTCAACAAGAGAGTTGTTGATCTTGATTATTTGGCCCTTCAAGTTGACTAAAATTACTGAATCAGGCATTGTTGAGAATACGTTTTCGGCAGCGATTTCTGTTCGGAAACTGAACAAGTCATACTTTATCATGGCGAAAACGACGAAAATGCTGGTGATAGAGGCTAACACGTTACCTATTACCGGAAAGGCGATGCCTAGAACCGGAAAAATCGAGTCTGTAACAGTGGATACAACTACAGGTATGGCAAAACCTATTGCAACAAGCTTGGTCTGGTGCCGCTTTGTTTTGTCCATTATCCGAGTATAGTAACTCGCAAAAAGAAACAGCACCATAAGCCCAACTGCCGCAGCCCAAACTCCCGCAACCCTAGCCATAACTGAATCCATAGAAGTTGCTTGCGCGTACCCCCATGGATTGATTGTTGGTGTAGCTGAAATCCAATTTGTAGTTAAATCTATTAACGAAAAGAATACCGCTGGGAAATAAATAACGCCGTAGACAAACTTGTTTTTCAGTAGATCGCTTTCGGTGAAGGCTAAGCTAAAGTGAAGCATGATTGAAATCAGGAAGTGCCACAAGAACAGGGTTTTACTCCAAAAAACTGCTCCAGCCAAAGTGGGGGATTGTGATGTCATAAAGGTGCCAAAAGCCCAGTAAGCGTTGAAAATCATCAAGAGCATGAAAAGCTTGTTAACGGTTGATTTTCGGTTTAGGTAGTATACACTTAGCCCTAAGGTTATGGAAACTGCACTTGCGCAGAGGCATAGCAGGGCGTATAGATTCATCTAATGTCTCCAAAGTGTAGGGTGCGGGTGATGTTGTGTGCTATGAAACTAGACAGCGTTAAAAATTCAATAAAACGATATGTGTGAATGTGTAGGAATAACAGTTATTCAGAACCTGAATAGTTTGATCGGGCTTATCTTTCACCTACACGTTTGCCCTTAAGGCTTAAGACCCAACGGCAACTCCACCGTTATAGTCGTCCCCTGACCCACAACACTTTCAACACCAATTTTCCCGCCATGCGCCGTGACGTTTCTCTTGCAGATGATCATGCCAAACCCCATGCCTTTGGCTTTAGTGGTGAACAGGGGGGTCCAGAGTTTTTCGATGGTTTCTTTACTCATACCGCAACCGCCGTCTTTGAACTTGAATGTAACTTTGTCAGCTTCAGCTTTACTTGTTATTCTCACCTGACCCCCGTTTGGCATGGCATCGAAAGCGTTTTTGAGGATGTTGATGAAGCATCGGCAAATCTTAACTTCGTCAACGTAGAATTGCGGCGAATCCTCTGTTTCATCTTCTAAATCGATGTTTTGTGGTTTCACTGAAAGTGCCTGTGCCGCTTTAACCAGGGATTTAGGTGTACCTGCGATAACTCCAATTTGACTTCGTCAGAATAGCAGCTTGAATAATCTAAGAGATCGTTGATGATTTTGTTAGAGTACTCTATACTTTTATCTATGCTGTCAAGCATGGCTTTTTCTTGAGAGTCAAGTTTACCGTTCAGTTTTCGGCGTAAGTAGAAACTGGCACCACTTATGCCTGATAGCGGATTACGCAAATCATGTCCCAGCATACCTGCCAGCTCCCCAATCGACGCGAACCGTTCCGCTTTGAGCAGTTTTTGCTCAATAGCCCGCCGTTCAGTCACATCCCGCAGAACAAAGGCTGCACCAACATCTTTCCCCCCAGTATCAGATACAATAGAGCAGGATACAGTGACGAAACGTTTTTCCCCCGTCTTTGTGTGAAATGATAATTCATAGTTTCTTATTTCTCGTACATTAGCAAGGTTTTCAAGTATCCTTGGAGTAGAGTTTTCGTTGTCTACCGTTTTTGCTTCACTAAGCAATTCATTTAGTGGTTTTCCCACAACTTCTTTTTCGCTGTACCCTGTTAAATCATGGAAAGCTTTGTTGACTTTCATGATTGTACCGTCAAGCATGACCAGGATAACTGCATCAGACATTGTGGAAAAAATGTTTTCCGCAGCGATTTCAGGCCTAAAACTGAACAACTCGTACTTGAGCATTCCATAGGCAACCAAAAACGCGGTTATGCTGCAGGATATTGCGCCTAACCCTGGAAAATCTATTCCTGCAAAAGGAAACAGAGAATCCGTTACCAAGGCGAAAAATATAGGGATAGTGAAAGCTAAGGCAACAAATTTTGCTTGCTGCTTCTTAATTTTATCAGTCAAATGATTATGATATCTAACAAAAAGAATGATCGTTAAAACGGCAAATGAACACGCCCAAATGTTATCCATCCAGCACAGCAATGAATTGGCGGGTAGTGTGTTCTGGTAACCCCAGTATTTCAAAACATGTGTGGTGCTAATCACGTTTGGGTTAGTTAAATCAATCAGCGAAAAGAACAAAGCAGGAAAATACAACGCGACATAGATGAGTTTGCTTTTCAAAAAGTTGCTTTCTGTGTAGACTAACGTAAAGTGCAACAGAAGCGACATAGTGAAGGGCCAAAGGAAGAGGACTTTTTGCCAAAAAAGGGCACCTTCAAGGGTGGGTGACTGAGACATCATGAACAGACAGAATGCCCAGTACGAGTTGAAAATCATCATGACTAAGAATAGTCTGTTTAGTTTTGCCTTTCTGTTTAGAAGAAATACGCTTATACCAACTGTTATGGAGATTGTGCTTGCGAATAAAGTTAGTATAGCGTATAGGTTCATCGATGAATCATCCAGCAGTCGGGCAGTTCATTTTTAATCGTAGGCATTCTTAGGAGTCATTACAGCCAACATAGTTTCGACGAAATAAAACAATTTGTGCGCATACATAAGGAATCACAATTTTGAAGGACGCTATTAATAATGTGGATAACAAGTTAGCTTTTGATTTGCTGTGCAGAAAGAATCAGCATGCTTTTATTTGAGGCGAAAGAACTACTTTTAACCAACAAGGAACACGCTAAAACAAGGTTGCATATGTATGGTTGAACTTAGAGCGCAGGAACAGCAAATCCTCTCCGCAATAGATCAACAAGGCGGGAAAGCCTCAGTAGAGCAACTCGTCCAAACCTGCGGTTTCCCAGACGCCGCAGTCATGCGCTCCGCATTAACCCTGCAAGAAAAAAACCTGCTAACCATACAGGCAGCCACCCAAAACATCATAAAACTCACAGCCGAAGGCAAATCCTACGCCCAAAACGGCCTGCCTGAACGAAAACTGATTCACGCTGTGGCAGAAATGGGCGGCAAAGCCGACTTACGTGAAGCAGCCAAAAAAGCAGGACTTGAACAGCAATTAATTCAAATCGCGCAGGGCTGGGTAATCCGAAAGAAATGGGCAATCTACTCTTCACAGGATAACACGCTGAACATTTCTGAAACGTTTCTGCATCAGGCAATTATTCCAGAGGGCTGCGACGAAACACTCCTCAAACACGTCGCCAGCAAAGAGCAAGTGGTGCTTGATGACTTAAGCGACGTCCTAAAAGAGGCAGCGGAGCAGTTAAAGAAACGTAAACTTGCCATAATTGAACCCAAAACAAGCCGCGTCCTCAAAATCACCCCTGAAGGCAAAAAAGCCGCATCCGAAGCCACCACTGCAACGCCAGAAGTCACCAAACTAACGCCTGAACTCATAATCACAGGCAAATGGCGCGAAGTCAAACTCCAAAAATACAACATAGAAGCACCTGTAGCCAAAACTTGGCCCGGCAAAAAACATCCATACCTGAGTTTTCTCGACGAAGTCCGAGCTAAACTGGTGCAGTTGGGCTTCCAAGAAATGACAGGCACAGCCGTGGAAACCAGCTTCTTCAACTTCGACGCCCTCAACGTGCCACAAGACCACCCAGCGCGGGAGCCAAGCGATATCTACTACATTAAAGACCCCAAATATGGCGATGTAGGAA contains the following coding sequences:
- a CDS encoding phenylalanine--tRNA ligase subunit alpha is translated as MVELRAQEQQILSAIDQQGGKASVEQLVQTCGFPDAAVMRSALTLQEKNLLTIQAATQNIIKLTAEGKSYAQNGLPERKLIHAVAEMGGKADLREAAKKAGLEQQLIQIAQGWVIRKKWAIYSSQDNTLNISETFLHQAIIPEGCDETLLKHVASKEQVVLDDLSDVLKEAAEQLKKRKLAIIEPKTSRVLKITPEGKKAASEATTATPEVTKLTPELIITGKWREVKLQKYNIEAPVAKTWPGKKHPYLSFLDEVRAKLVQLGFQEMTGTAVETSFFNFDALNVPQDHPAREPSDIYYIKDPKYGDVGSHATALEQVKQTHQNGWKTGSTGWGYNYSLEAAQRLILRGHGTCLSARTLEAGKFEVPSRHFSIARVYRPEITDRTHLSEFNQVEGIIIDENLTLRDLLGVLGKFALEIAGADKVRFKPDYFPFTEPSVELSAYKEGYGWIEFGGSGIFRPEVTQPLGVKVPVIAWGLGVDRLFMMRSGISDIRMIFSQDLDWLRKKQVT
- a CDS encoding PAS domain S-box protein, coding for MNLYAILTLFASTISITVGISVFLLNRKAKLNRLFLVMMIFNSYWAFCLFMMSQSPTLEGALFWQKVLFLWPFTMSLLLHFTLVYTESNFLKSKLIYVALYFPALFFSLIDLTNPNVISTTHVLKYWGYQNTLPANSLLCWMDNIWACSFAVLTIILFVRYHNHLTDKIKKQQAKFVALAFTIPIFFALVTDSLFPFAGIDFPGLGAISCSITAFLVAYGMLKYELFSFRPEIAAENIFSTMSDAVILVMLDGTIMKVNKAFHDLTGYSEKEVVGKPLNELLSEAKTVDNENSTPRILENLANVREIRNYELSFHTKTGEKRFVTVSCSIVSDTGGKDVGAAFVLRDVTERRAIEQKLLKAERFASIGELAGMLGHDLRNPLSGISGASFYLRRKLNGKLDSQEKAMLDSIDKSIEYSNKIINDLLDYSSCYSDEVKLELSQVHLNPWLKRHRHFQ
- a CDS encoding ATP-binding protein; the encoded protein is MNLYALLCLCASAVSITLGLSVYYLNRKSTVNKLFMLLMIFNAYWAFGTFMTSQSPTLAGAVFWSKTLFLWHFLISIMLHFSLAFTESDLLKNKFVYGVIYFPAVFFSLIDLTTNWISATPTINPWGYAQATSMDSVMARVAGVWAAAVGLMVLFLFASYYTRIMDKTKRHQTKLVAIGFAIPVVVSTVTDSIFPVLGIAFPVIGNVLASITSIFVVFAMIKYDLFSFRTEIAAENVFSTMPDSVILVNLKGQIIKINNSLVELTGYSEKEWLGKTITDMIQKTGTANKGSTTAQIMQLLQKNRELKNHEITFSTKTGESKTGMISCSIVTNNNGRDVGAAFVLHDITRRKEMEQKLVRSERFASIGELASLLGHDLRNPLSGIRNATYYLKKKHSDHLDDKDLAMFESIDKSIDYSDKIVNDLLDYSCEIKLKLIKATPKMLVRDSLALLQPPENITILDDTSEVPVFKVDPANVSKAFMKIIQNAFDAMPNGGKLHITSEVKGERVLFKFQDNGPGMTKDMLTKLWTPLCTTKAKGMGFGLPISKRLIEAHGGKISVESSIGQGTSVFVELPLGLGAN
- a CDS encoding HAMP domain-containing histidine kinase — protein: MKPQNIDLEDETEDSPQFYVDEVKICRCFINILKNAFDAMPNGGQVRITSKAEADKVTFKFKDGGCGMSKETIEKLWTPLFTTKAKGMGFGMIICKRNVTAHGGKIGVESVVGQGTTITVELPLGLKP